From the Chloroflexota bacterium genome, the window CGCAGAGAAGCTGTACCGATTCTTCGTCCACGACCATCCCTCGTCGGACACCATCGCCCGGCTCGCAGACCAGTTCCGCGCTTCGGGCTACAGCATTCGGGAGTTGGTTCGCGCCATTCTGCACTCACCGGACTTCCTGTCGGACGACGCGTATCACGGCGTCGTCAAGAGTCCGGCCGAGCTGTTCATCGGGATGATGAAGCAGTTTGGGGTTCGCGAGATCCCGAAGAGTGCGCCGGGCCTTCTTCGGCGAATGGGCATGGATCTCTTCAACCCGCCGAATGTTGCGGGATGGGACTGGGGAGCGGGGTGGATCAGCAGCGCGACGCTCTTGGAGCGCGCGAACGCGGCTGGCCTGCTGACGGCACAGCGGGGAAACAACCAGAAGTTCGGGCCCAATCCCGCCGCGATCATTGATGCTCTCGGCATTCGGACGCCCGACCAATTGGTGGACGCGCTCGCTCAGTTGCTCGTCGATGGTGACGTATCTGCGGCGACCCGGGCCCACCTGCTGCAGTACGTCGCGCATGGGTACAGCGGCCCGACAGATGCGTTCTTCGCCGACCCGCAGCGGACTGACCGAGCGGTGCGTGGAGCGGCCCACTTGATCATGATCACGCCCGTGTACCAGATGGCGTGATGCAGTCGATGCACGAATACTCCTGCACATGCGGAGGTGATCCCCGTGTTAACGCGACGACGTTTTCTTCTCGGCGGTGGGATGGTGTTGGCGGCGGCCGGCGCCGTGCCCGCGTTTCTCTCTCGAACAAGCCGCGTGGTGGCCAACTCTAGCGCGTCCAGCCCGTATGGCTCGGACACGATTCTGGTTGTGGTCCAGATGAGCGGCGGGAATGACGGCCTCAATATGGTGGTGCCCTTCGGCCTGGACGGGTACCACGAGGCGCGGCCGACGATCGGGATCGACGAAGACGCCGTCATCCCGCTCGAGGGTGCGATCGGGCTCCACCCCGAAATGGGAAAGCTCGCCGAGCTCTATCGCTCAGGGCATGTCGCCATCGTGCAAGGTGCTGGCTATCCGAACCCGATCTTGTCTCATTTCCAATCCATGGACGTCTGGCACCGTGCGACGCCCGATGCCTCGATTCACGACGGGTGGCTCGCCGATTATCTTGCCGCGACGGCGGGTGAGGCGGCGAACCCGATGTACGCCACAAGCGTGACCGACGTGCTGAGTCCGGCGCTTCGTGGGCAGGGCGTCACGGTGGCGTCGATTTCGAGCATCGAGAACTATCAGCTCCGCGGCGATCCGCGACACCCGGAAGACGATCAGGCGTTTCAGGATGCGGCAACGTGGATTTACGGACAGGACTACGGCTCACAGCCCCTGCAGTCCCTGGTCGCTCGGACAGCGAGCTCGGCCCTGGCGTCCGTCGCCCAGGTTCAGGGGGCGGTCGCCGCCTACCGCGGCTCCATCGAGTACCCGAGCTTCGCCCTCGCAAACAGCTTGAAGACGGTCGCACAGCTCATGGCCGGCAATCTCGGAACGCGGATCTACTACGTCGCCTTCGGGGGCTTCGACACGCACTCGGCCCAAGCGGCTACTCACAGCAGGCTCCTTGGCGGCTTTTCGGACTCCATTGACGCGTTTCTGCGGGACGTCGCCGACCAGGGAAAAGCCGACCGCGTCCTCGTGATGACGTTCTCGGAGTTCGGGCGACGGGTCCACGAGAATGCCAGCCTGGGGACGGATCACGGGACCGCGGCGCCAATGCTCATCATCGGATCTCGCGTGAAGGGCGGCCTGTACGGCGATCATCCGAGCCTGACTGATCTCGACGCGAACGGTAACCTCAAGTACGGCATTGACTTTCGATCGGTCTACGGCACCGTGCTGGAGGGGTGGCTCGGCGCCGACCAGCAAGCCACGCTGGGCGCCCGGTACGAGCGCCTGGGCTTCGTGTGATCCCGCCGGGCGCGGGAGGAGCCACGCGCCTCGAGACACATCCCCGAACAACCCCGTTTTCGGCGTGCGCGCGGGCGGACGCCTCTGGTACGCTGGATATGGATCGCACGGACATCGTTTGATGGCAGGTTGGATTCGGGCGAGATCGCTGGTGAACGGGCGCGGCATCGTGGCGGTTTTCGCCGTGGGTGCGCTCGGCCTCGTGATCGCGGTTCAGGTCGGGATCCCGCGCGGAGCGCGCGCCGGCGCGCCGCCGGAGACGGGGCCGGATCAGGTCGTGGTGGGACCGGCAGAAGGCGAGGGCCCGGTTGGCACAGCGCCCGACGACGCGACGATTCACGCTGCGCGGGCGGACCTGGCAGCCAGACTCGGTGTGGACGTCGAATCGATCGCCGTGGTGTCCGCCGACGCGGTGACTTGGCCCGACGGCGCTCTCGGCTGCCCCCAGCCCGGTCGGGCCTATCCACAGATCGTGATGCCGGGTTATCGCGTGGTCTTCTCCGTCGACGACGTGACGTACGAATACCACGGTCAGCTCGGCGGCGATCCGTTCTTCTGCAAAGATCCTCGCCCGCCGATCGGTGGCCAGCAGTAGCCCCGCCGCCGAGGGATGGGACTCATTCGCGCAGCGGCACCTGGTGGCGCAGCGTGATCGGCTCGCGTGTGCGTGCTGACTCGAGGATCGCCAGACAGATCTCGAGCGTTCCCTTTTCCCAGCGACCGTCGCGAAGGGGCGGCTCATCGCGATCGATGGCGTCGTAGAACTCCTCGATGACGCCGCCCCGGATGTTGGCGCTCTTCGGCACCGGAACCTCGCGCTTCCCATCGTCGCCGTAGACCAGGATGCCGTCCAGCGATTGCCGCATGTCGCCGCGCTCGCAGCTCACGAGGGTGATGCCCCAGTGGATCTGGTGGGCCGACGGTGGTCCGCCGTCTGAGCCCTCGCGCCGGCGGGTGCCGCCGTAGCCGAACGACGCTTTGAGGGCGGCCTCGTCCTCCCCGGAGGCCAGCA encodes:
- a CDS encoding DUF1501 domain-containing protein, which produces MLTRRRFLLGGGMVLAAAGAVPAFLSRTSRVVANSSASSPYGSDTILVVVQMSGGNDGLNMVVPFGLDGYHEARPTIGIDEDAVIPLEGAIGLHPEMGKLAELYRSGHVAIVQGAGYPNPILSHFQSMDVWHRATPDASIHDGWLADYLAATAGEAANPMYATSVTDVLSPALRGQGVTVASISSIENYQLRGDPRHPEDDQAFQDAATWIYGQDYGSQPLQSLVARTASSALASVAQVQGAVAAYRGSIEYPSFALANSLKTVAQLMAGNLGTRIYYVAFGGFDTHSAQAATHSRLLGGFSDSIDAFLRDVADQGKADRVLVMTFSEFGRRVHENASLGTDHGTAAPMLIIGSRVKGGLYGDHPSLTDLDANGNLKYGIDFRSVYGTVLEGWLGADQQATLGARYERLGFV